Proteins from a single region of Dysosmobacter acutus:
- a CDS encoding MBL fold metallo-hydrolase has translation MYELIQAGERTYYVDSPSKVGICRMEGNEVCLIDSGSDKDGAKKVLRHLETRGWKASRLLCTHSHADHTGGAALLRQRTGCRVFVPGVDLDFTRHPVLEPSFLYGGYPAKALRNKFLMAQPCDAEELTEHVLPEGLELLRIDGHSFSMVAFRTGDDVWFLADSVASEAVLKKYHIPFVYDVEGYLRGLDQVERLSGRLFVPSHAPAAGDIRPLVQSNRAKVVEILKAVEELCIHGASFEEVLKGLFDRYGLAMDWNQYVLVGSTVRSCLSFLLDRGVLETRFADNRLVWRTAEK, from the coding sequence GTGTATGAATTGATTCAGGCCGGTGAGCGCACCTACTATGTGGACAGCCCATCCAAGGTGGGCATCTGCCGGATGGAGGGGAATGAGGTCTGCCTCATAGACAGCGGCAGCGACAAGGACGGAGCCAAAAAAGTTCTGCGCCATCTGGAGACCAGGGGCTGGAAGGCATCCAGACTGCTTTGCACCCATTCCCACGCCGACCACACCGGCGGGGCCGCGCTGCTGCGCCAGCGCACAGGCTGCCGTGTCTTTGTGCCCGGAGTGGACCTGGACTTTACCCGCCACCCGGTGTTAGAGCCCTCCTTCCTCTATGGAGGATATCCCGCAAAAGCGCTGCGGAACAAGTTCCTGATGGCTCAGCCCTGCGACGCGGAGGAGCTGACGGAGCACGTGCTGCCGGAGGGATTGGAGCTGCTGCGCATAGACGGCCACTCTTTTTCCATGGTGGCCTTCCGGACAGGGGACGACGTGTGGTTTTTAGCCGACAGCGTGGCAAGCGAAGCGGTGCTCAAAAAATATCACATCCCGTTTGTCTATGATGTGGAGGGGTATCTCAGGGGCCTGGACCAGGTGGAGCGCCTCTCCGGACGCCTCTTTGTCCCGTCCCACGCCCCCGCGGCCGGGGATATCCGCCCCTTGGTTCAGTCCAACCGGGCCAAGGTGGTGGAGATTCTGAAGGCCGTGGAGGAACTGTGCATCCATGGGGCTTCTTTTGAAGAGGTGCTGAAAGGGCTGTTCGACCGGTACGGCCTGGCCATGGACTGGAACCAGTATGTGCTGGTGGGGAGCACGGTGCGCTCCTGTCTGAGCTTTTTATTGGACCGGGGCGTGTTGGAGACGCGGTTTGCGGACAACCGGCTGGTGTGGCGGACAGCTGAAAAATAG
- a CDS encoding energy-coupling factor transporter transmembrane component T, whose product MSRAFDSVHPAVSLLYFGSVLGFGAVVMHPALLAVGFFGALCCAVTLLGRRETLRRLAWIAPVGLMALILNPAFNHRGVTILTYLPSGNPLTLESLAFGLASAWMLSSVLLWCACLSHVMTSDKVLYLFGRAAPSLSLLLSMTLRFIPRFRRQAQRIAQAQRGLFGPPRGLLDRVRAGAGTLSILLTWALENAVETADSMRARGYGLPERTAFSLYRLETRDKSLLLLLSALLALTAATAAWGGLKWTYYPALGGTLDWLTALSVCAYLSICLVPVCLERKEERIWSRLNI is encoded by the coding sequence ATGAGCCGGGCCTTTGACTCCGTGCATCCGGCCGTCAGCCTGCTCTACTTTGGGTCCGTGCTGGGCTTTGGCGCCGTGGTGATGCATCCGGCGCTGCTGGCGGTCGGCTTTTTTGGCGCCCTCTGCTGCGCCGTTACGCTGTTGGGCAGGCGGGAGACCCTCCGGCGGCTTGCGTGGATCGCGCCGGTTGGACTGATGGCGCTGATTCTCAACCCGGCCTTCAACCACCGGGGCGTTACCATTCTGACGTATCTCCCCTCCGGAAACCCACTGACGCTGGAGTCGCTGGCCTTCGGCCTGGCCTCCGCGTGGATGCTCTCGTCGGTTTTGCTCTGGTGCGCCTGCCTCAGCCATGTGATGACCTCGGACAAGGTGCTCTACCTCTTTGGCCGGGCGGCTCCGTCTCTCTCGCTGCTGCTCTCCATGACGCTGCGCTTCATTCCCCGGTTCCGCCGCCAGGCCCAGCGCATCGCCCAAGCCCAGCGGGGATTATTTGGTCCGCCCCGGGGTCTCTTGGATCGCGTCCGCGCCGGGGCGGGAACCCTCTCCATCCTCTTGACCTGGGCGCTGGAAAACGCGGTGGAGACGGCGGATTCCATGCGCGCCAGGGGCTACGGCCTTCCTGAGCGCACCGCCTTCTCCCTCTACCGCCTGGAAACGCGGGACAAGAGCCTTCTGCTTCTCCTCTCCGCCCTGCTTGCGCTCACCGCGGCGACTGCCGCATGGGGCGGCTTGAAGTGGACCTACTATCCCGCCCTGGGCGGAACACTGGACTGGCTCACCGCCCTTTCCGTCTGCGCCTACCTGTCGATTTGCCTCGTCCCGGTCTGTCTGGAGCGAAAGGAGGAACGGATCTGGTCACGCTTGAACATCTGA
- a CDS encoding DUF4430 domain-containing protein, whose amino-acid sequence MNRLISASLALLLALSLLTGCGAEPHDGLLSHSAVPPASSESASAPTFSEEASSEMEIAPSAPSDASGKEDAPSASAPSVSSNRPASGAPSPGAISPGASSGGADTPQEEEASPTCTLVVCCDTLLDHLEDMEEAKRDLVPSDGVLWAEQTVSFTEGESVFDVLLREMRSSKTHLEYVNTPLYHSAYIEGIGNLYEFDGGPLSGWVYSVNGEFPNYGSSRYALQDGDSVVWQYTCDLGADVGGDNGAWS is encoded by the coding sequence TTGAACCGATTGATTTCCGCCTCCCTGGCCCTGCTGCTGGCGCTGAGCCTTCTCACAGGATGCGGCGCGGAGCCCCATGACGGCCTCTTGTCTCATTCCGCGGTCCCGCCCGCATCCTCAGAGTCCGCGTCCGCCCCCACCTTCTCTGAAGAGGCTTCCTCTGAAATGGAGATCGCGCCTTCCGCGCCCTCCGACGCATCCGGAAAGGAAGATGCGCCATCAGCCTCCGCGCCGTCGGTTTCATCTAATAGGCCCGCCTCCGGAGCACCCTCCCCCGGTGCGATTTCTCCCGGCGCCTCTTCCGGGGGCGCCGACACGCCCCAAGAGGAAGAGGCTTCCCCCACCTGCACCCTTGTGGTCTGCTGTGACACACTGTTGGATCACCTTGAGGACATGGAGGAGGCCAAGCGGGACCTGGTGCCCTCCGACGGCGTGCTGTGGGCCGAGCAGACCGTGTCCTTTACCGAGGGGGAGAGCGTCTTTGACGTGCTGCTCCGCGAGATGCGCTCCTCCAAGACCCACCTTGAATACGTCAACACGCCCCTCTACCACTCTGCCTACATCGAGGGCATCGGTAACCTCTATGAATTCGACGGCGGCCCTCTCTCCGGCTGGGTCTACTCCGTCAACGGGGAGTTTCCCAACTACGGTTCCTCCCGCTATGCGCTTCAGGACGGGGACAGCGTGGTCTGGCAGTACACCTGCGACTTGGGCGCGGATGTGGGCGGAGACAACGGAGCGTGGTCATGA
- a CDS encoding DUF1846 domain-containing protein, with protein MRIGFDNQKYLTMQSEQIRRRISQFGGKLYLEFGGKLFDDYHASRVLPGFEPDSKVRMLCKLREDVEIVIVISAGDIEKNKIRGDLGISYDEDVLRLIDIFRGMEFYVGSVVLTQYTGQAAADAFLKRLTTLGIRCYRHYPIAGYPSDVKHIVSEEGLGKNDYIETSHSLIVVTAPGPGSGKMATCLSQLYHESRRGIQAGYAKFETFPIWNLPLKHPVNLAYEAATADLNDVNMIDPFHLEAYGKTTVNYNRDVEIFPVLNAIFEKIQGSSPYRSPTDMGVNMAGNCIVDDEACREASRMEILRRYYAAQVDHVRGGCDEKVLGKLELLMNQANVTPELCPAVSAALLKAERTGAPAGAMVLPDGRVITGKTSSTLGAASALLLNALKAVGGIDDALELISCQVLEPVCRLKTEHLGHRNPRLHTDEVLVALCISALTNPLADLAQQQLGKLRGSDAHFTVILSEVDAKLYHRLGINVSCEPHYESKRLYHK; from the coding sequence ATGAGGATCGGATTTGACAATCAAAAATACCTGACCATGCAGTCCGAACAGATCAGGCGGCGCATCAGCCAGTTTGGCGGCAAGCTCTATCTGGAATTCGGCGGCAAGCTCTTTGACGACTATCATGCCTCCCGGGTTCTTCCCGGCTTTGAGCCGGACAGCAAGGTCCGTATGCTCTGTAAGCTGCGGGAGGACGTGGAGATTGTCATTGTCATCAGCGCCGGGGACATTGAGAAGAACAAAATTCGGGGCGATCTGGGCATCTCCTATGACGAGGACGTGCTGCGGCTCATCGACATTTTCCGGGGCATGGAGTTTTACGTGGGCAGCGTGGTGCTCACCCAATACACCGGCCAGGCGGCGGCCGACGCCTTTTTGAAGCGGCTCACCACGCTGGGCATCCGCTGCTACCGCCACTACCCCATCGCCGGCTATCCCTCCGACGTGAAGCACATCGTAAGCGAGGAGGGCCTGGGCAAAAATGACTACATCGAGACCAGCCACTCCCTCATCGTGGTGACGGCGCCCGGCCCTGGCAGCGGCAAAATGGCCACCTGCCTCAGCCAGCTCTATCACGAGAGCCGCCGGGGCATTCAGGCGGGCTATGCCAAATTTGAGACCTTCCCCATCTGGAACCTGCCTCTCAAGCACCCGGTGAACCTGGCCTACGAGGCCGCCACGGCGGATCTGAACGACGTGAACATGATCGATCCCTTCCACCTGGAGGCCTACGGCAAGACCACCGTCAACTACAACCGGGACGTGGAGATTTTCCCGGTCCTCAACGCCATTTTTGAAAAGATCCAGGGGAGTTCCCCCTACCGCTCTCCGACGGATATGGGCGTCAACATGGCGGGCAACTGCATCGTGGACGACGAGGCCTGCCGGGAGGCCTCCCGCATGGAGATCCTGCGCCGGTACTACGCGGCCCAGGTGGACCACGTCCGGGGCGGCTGCGACGAAAAGGTGCTGGGCAAGTTGGAGCTTTTGATGAACCAGGCCAACGTGACGCCGGAGCTCTGCCCGGCGGTGTCCGCCGCACTGTTGAAGGCGGAGCGCACCGGGGCGCCGGCTGGGGCCATGGTGCTGCCCGACGGGCGGGTGATCACCGGCAAGACCTCCTCTACCCTGGGGGCGGCTTCGGCGCTGCTGCTCAACGCGCTGAAAGCCGTGGGGGGCATCGACGACGCCCTCGAGCTGATCTCCTGCCAGGTATTGGAGCCGGTGTGCCGCCTGAAAACGGAGCACTTAGGCCACCGCAACCCCCGCCTCCACACCGATGAGGTGCTGGTGGCGCTGTGCATCTCCGCCCTGACCAACCCTCTTGCGGATCTGGCACAGCAGCAGCTTGGCAAGCTGCGGGGGAGCGACGCCCACTTCACCGTCATCCTCTCCGAGGTGGACGCCAAGCTCTACCACCGCCTGGGCATCAACGTCAGCTGCGAGCCCCACTACGAGAGCAAGCGGCTCTACCACAAGTAA
- a CDS encoding ECF transporter S component, which translates to MPRPGLSGAKGGTDLVTLEHLNFTYPGSAAPALRDVSLTVAPGEFITLCGLSGSGKTTLLRCLKPSLTPAGVLTGKRLLAGQASLSLREDSALIGFVGQSPENGTVTDKVWHELAFGLENLGLPTGEIRSRVAETASFFGIQHWFHREVASLSGGQKQLLSLASAVVMQPELLLLDEPTAQLDPVASAHFLEALSRLNRELGTAILLSEHHLEESVPLSGRLLALEGGRVIADGTPREAGAALRALRHPLCAALPAPMRLWAGLDSPLPCPVTIAEGRSFLLKTPHGLPLPPERPRPETTPLLRVEEAWFRYERESADVLRGLSLTVGRGECLAVVGGNGGGKSTLLRMLCGQLQPQRGAVRRCAPASAGLLPQDPQLLFTAKTVEADLRAAAAELSEPDARVDEVVELCGLRHLLCRHPYDLSGGEQQRAALAKVLLRRPELLLLDEPTHGLDESFRGSLRAILERLGSQGVTVVLASHDIDFCVRCAHRCVFLFDGSAVSEGTPRRLFSANATYTTAAGRLARSIVPGALLPEELIAVCGGKEDPPLPPPLPPQAVEAPAGPPPKAAKKRPLHPAAYLTFLLLIPATVAAGVFLLEDRKYYFISLAVILESMFPFFFAMERRRPRAREILLLSVLCALGVVGRAALYMLPQVKPVAALCVVAGACFGPESGFLVGALTMFASNLFFGQGPWTPWQMFSFGLAGFLAGLLFRGRPKHRLALCVYGAFAALAVCGLLLDTGSALMWLAQPSWGALCSYYLTGLPFNLLHAGATALFLYFFADPVVEKLERVKVKYGILSS; encoded by the coding sequence TTGCCTCGTCCCGGTCTGTCTGGAGCGAAAGGAGGAACGGATCTGGTCACGCTTGAACATCTGAATTTCACCTATCCCGGCTCCGCCGCCCCGGCCCTGCGGGACGTGTCGCTCACTGTGGCGCCGGGTGAATTCATCACCCTCTGCGGCCTCTCCGGCAGCGGCAAGACCACGCTGCTGCGCTGTCTGAAGCCCTCTCTGACCCCCGCGGGTGTCCTCACGGGAAAGCGGCTTCTGGCGGGGCAGGCCAGTCTCTCCCTCCGTGAGGACAGCGCTCTGATCGGCTTTGTGGGCCAGTCGCCGGAAAATGGAACCGTCACCGACAAGGTGTGGCATGAGCTGGCCTTCGGACTGGAGAACCTGGGCCTTCCCACCGGGGAAATCCGCTCCCGGGTGGCGGAAACCGCCTCCTTTTTCGGCATCCAGCACTGGTTCCACCGGGAGGTGGCCAGCCTCTCCGGCGGTCAGAAACAATTGCTTTCCCTGGCCTCCGCCGTGGTGATGCAGCCGGAGCTGCTGCTCTTAGATGAGCCCACCGCCCAGCTGGACCCTGTGGCCTCCGCCCACTTCCTTGAGGCCCTGAGCCGGCTGAACCGGGAGCTTGGCACGGCCATTTTGCTCTCGGAACACCACTTGGAGGAATCGGTGCCTCTGTCCGGCCGCCTTCTGGCCCTGGAGGGCGGCCGGGTCATCGCCGACGGGACGCCACGGGAGGCGGGAGCGGCGCTGCGCGCCCTCCGCCATCCCCTATGCGCGGCCCTGCCCGCGCCCATGCGCCTTTGGGCCGGACTGGACTCCCCTCTGCCCTGCCCCGTCACCATTGCCGAGGGCCGCTCCTTTCTTCTGAAGACGCCCCACGGCCTTCCGCTTCCGCCTGAGCGCCCCCGGCCGGAAACGACGCCTCTCCTCCGGGTGGAGGAGGCATGGTTTCGCTACGAGCGGGAGAGCGCCGACGTGCTGCGGGGGCTGTCCCTCACCGTGGGCCGGGGTGAGTGCCTTGCCGTGGTGGGCGGCAACGGCGGCGGAAAAAGCACGTTGCTGCGGATGCTCTGCGGCCAGCTCCAGCCCCAGCGGGGCGCGGTGCGCCGCTGCGCCCCGGCCTCGGCGGGCCTCCTGCCCCAGGACCCCCAGCTCCTCTTTACCGCCAAAACCGTGGAGGCAGACCTTCGGGCTGCGGCGGCGGAGCTGTCGGAGCCGGACGCGCGCGTTGATGAGGTGGTGGAACTCTGCGGGCTTCGGCATCTGCTTTGCCGCCACCCCTACGACCTCTCTGGCGGGGAGCAGCAGCGCGCCGCCCTGGCCAAGGTGCTGCTGCGTCGGCCGGAGCTGCTGCTGTTGGACGAACCCACCCATGGTCTGGATGAATCTTTCCGCGGGTCTCTCCGCGCCATCCTGGAGCGGCTGGGCAGCCAGGGAGTCACAGTGGTGCTTGCCTCCCACGACATCGACTTCTGCGTCCGCTGCGCCCACCGGTGTGTCTTTCTCTTTGACGGGTCCGCGGTCAGCGAGGGTACGCCCCGCCGCCTGTTCTCCGCCAACGCCACCTATACCACGGCGGCCGGGCGGCTGGCCCGGTCCATTGTCCCCGGAGCGCTGCTGCCGGAGGAGCTGATCGCGGTCTGCGGCGGGAAGGAGGATCCCCCCCTTCCGCCGCCCCTTCCGCCCCAGGCTGTGGAAGCGCCGGCGGGTCCACCGCCCAAAGCCGCGAAAAAGCGGCCCCTCCATCCGGCCGCCTATCTCACGTTTCTCCTTCTGATCCCCGCCACTGTGGCGGCCGGCGTCTTTTTGCTGGAGGACAGGAAGTACTATTTCATCAGCCTCGCTGTAATCCTGGAGTCCATGTTTCCCTTTTTCTTTGCCATGGAACGCCGCAGGCCCCGGGCCCGGGAGATTCTCCTGCTCTCCGTGCTGTGCGCCCTTGGCGTGGTCGGCCGGGCGGCGCTGTACATGCTGCCGCAGGTGAAGCCGGTGGCGGCACTGTGCGTGGTGGCAGGGGCTTGCTTCGGCCCGGAAAGCGGATTTTTGGTGGGCGCGCTGACCATGTTTGCCTCCAACCTGTTTTTCGGCCAAGGCCCCTGGACGCCGTGGCAGATGTTTTCCTTTGGCCTGGCGGGCTTTCTGGCGGGCCTCCTGTTCCGGGGAAGGCCAAAACACCGTCTGGCGCTGTGCGTGTACGGCGCCTTTGCCGCCCTGGCGGTCTGCGGGCTTCTGCTGGACACCGGCTCGGCGCTGATGTGGCTGGCCCAGCCCAGCTGGGGAGCCCTGTGCTCCTATTACCTGACAGGGCTGCCCTTCAATCTCCTCCACGCGGGGGCAACCGCGCTATTTCTCTACTTTTTTGCCGATCCGGTGGTGGAGAAGCTGGAGCGGGTCAAGGTGAAATACGGCATACTCTCCTCTTAA
- a CDS encoding helix-turn-helix domain-containing protein, producing the protein MDIGTRIRELRLERGLSQEALAEQLKVSRQAVTKWESGASVPSTARLLALCEVFGLSPVELAGPGTAEKKDQPWKRAALAAASLVLILATAAAIAANWGSPLPDNTIGYADGPTGIGVYGLPLWVYGLCAVTAITLAASVISLCRSFFRKRRRET; encoded by the coding sequence GTGGACATCGGAACACGCATCAGGGAACTGCGATTGGAGCGGGGGCTTTCACAGGAGGCGCTGGCGGAGCAGCTGAAGGTCTCCCGGCAGGCGGTCACCAAGTGGGAGAGCGGCGCCTCGGTACCCAGCACGGCCAGGCTGCTGGCCCTTTGCGAGGTCTTTGGTCTCTCCCCGGTGGAGTTAGCCGGCCCCGGGACAGCGGAGAAGAAGGATCAGCCGTGGAAGCGGGCCGCTCTGGCGGCGGCCAGCCTGGTTCTGATCCTGGCCACCGCAGCGGCTATTGCCGCCAATTGGGGGAGCCCCCTGCCGGACAACACCATCGGTTATGCCGACGGCCCCACGGGGATCGGAGTCTACGGACTTCCTCTTTGGGTCTATGGGCTGTGCGCCGTGACGGCGATCACCCTGGCGGCGTCGGTGATTTCCTTATGCCGTTCCTTTTTCCGGAAAAGGAGGCGCGAAACATGA
- a CDS encoding S-layer homology domain-containing protein, with amino-acid sequence MKLRSHHALLLALIVAFSSTAVVPAAEPSDVKAAAEKTASYVLKAVPEPTVGSIGGEWAVLALSRGGWDTAPSQSWYDGYLQRAAAALRENGGVLSTTKYTEYSRVVLALAAIGADARSVGGCDLLTPISDRSAVTRQGINGAVWALIAAQALDQCALYDADADGTVVPALDWYQEEVLAAQLPSGGWSLAGREPADADLTAMALTALSPSQGSEARVDSAIEAGLKCLAGLQQEDGSFGTPANAESCAQVVMALSALGKEQSLLTRSGKTPVDALLRFARGDGSFAHTAGGGADQMATEQALCALSGLMRQNAGLSSFYHMGVGGDGGPLQFNPAVHLPAEANLLVSYPDLDSLTKTQREAVEVLTRRGVFTGRGDGSFAPGDSMTRAEFCAVLCRALGLDGNGEKTPFTELPAWCAPYVAPLYNCGIVKGTSLTAFTPNGTITRQEAAVMIARAAQFASMRAVGFSSSCQRSILGRYQDSGRCGQWAAPSLALCLQNGLLGGVEREIRPGDPITRLEIAESVYALLKSPFVQ; translated from the coding sequence ATGAAACTCCGTTCTCACCACGCGCTGCTGCTGGCGCTGATTGTGGCCTTCAGCTCCACAGCGGTCGTTCCGGCCGCTGAGCCGTCTGATGTGAAGGCGGCGGCGGAAAAAACCGCCTCCTATGTCCTGAAAGCAGTTCCTGAGCCCACGGTGGGCTCCATCGGCGGCGAGTGGGCGGTACTGGCCCTGAGCCGGGGCGGATGGGATACCGCTCCGTCCCAGTCCTGGTATGACGGCTATCTCCAGCGCGCAGCCGCCGCTTTGCGGGAAAACGGCGGGGTGCTCAGCACCACCAAATACACCGAATACAGCCGGGTGGTCCTGGCCCTTGCCGCCATAGGCGCCGATGCGCGCTCTGTGGGCGGCTGCGACCTGCTCACACCGATTTCGGACCGCTCCGCCGTCACCCGTCAGGGCATCAACGGGGCCGTCTGGGCCCTGATCGCCGCCCAGGCCCTGGACCAGTGCGCGCTCTACGACGCGGATGCTGATGGAACCGTGGTCCCGGCCCTGGACTGGTATCAAGAGGAGGTGCTTGCTGCCCAGCTTCCCAGCGGGGGTTGGTCGCTTGCCGGACGGGAGCCGGCCGATGCGGACCTGACCGCCATGGCGCTGACGGCCCTCTCCCCCAGTCAGGGATCGGAGGCCCGAGTGGACAGCGCCATTGAAGCAGGGCTGAAGTGTCTTGCCGGGCTTCAGCAGGAGGACGGCTCCTTCGGAACCCCCGCCAATGCCGAGTCCTGCGCTCAGGTGGTCATGGCCCTCTCGGCGTTGGGAAAGGAGCAGTCCCTCCTCACCCGCAGCGGCAAAACTCCGGTAGACGCTCTGCTGCGCTTTGCCCGCGGCGACGGGTCCTTTGCCCACACCGCCGGGGGTGGCGCCGACCAGATGGCCACAGAACAGGCCCTGTGCGCCCTCTCCGGCCTCATGCGCCAGAACGCGGGTCTCTCCTCCTTTTACCACATGGGCGTGGGCGGCGACGGCGGGCCGCTTCAGTTCAATCCGGCGGTCCATCTGCCTGCCGAGGCCAACCTGCTGGTGAGCTATCCGGACTTGGACAGCCTCACCAAGACCCAGCGGGAAGCCGTGGAGGTGCTGACCCGGCGGGGCGTGTTCACCGGCCGCGGCGACGGCTCCTTCGCCCCCGGCGACTCCATGACCCGCGCGGAGTTCTGCGCCGTTCTCTGCCGCGCCCTGGGGCTTGACGGCAACGGGGAGAAGACCCCGTTCACCGAACTCCCCGCCTGGTGCGCCCCCTATGTGGCGCCGCTCTATAACTGCGGCATCGTGAAGGGCACTTCCTTAACCGCCTTCACGCCCAACGGCACCATCACCCGGCAGGAGGCCGCGGTGATGATCGCCCGCGCCGCCCAGTTCGCCTCCATGCGTGCCGTGGGCTTCAGCTCCTCCTGTCAGCGCTCCATTCTGGGCCGGTATCAGGACTCGGGGCGCTGCGGCCAGTGGGCCGCGCCCTCTTTGGCGCTGTGTCTGCAAAACGGTCTTTTGGGCGGCGTGGAGCGTGAAATCCGGCCCGGAGATCCCATCACCCGGCTGGAGATCGCCGAAAGCGTCTATGCATTGCTGAAAAGTCCGTTTGTCCAATAG
- a CDS encoding DUF3842 family protein, whose product MRSRILVIDGQGGKLGRSLIEAIRARCQSAEITAVGTNGLATSAMAKAKPDHIATGENAVMVCCRTAELIVGPIGIVIADSLLGEITPAMAVAVGQSPGEKLLLPVGGRCSKLVVGAEDLPVSALVEKAAEIVLEKLN is encoded by the coding sequence ATGCGAAGTAGGATTTTAGTCATCGACGGCCAGGGTGGGAAGCTGGGCCGCAGTCTCATCGAGGCCATCCGCGCCCGCTGCCAATCCGCGGAGATCACCGCCGTGGGCACCAACGGCCTGGCCACTTCCGCCATGGCCAAGGCAAAGCCGGACCACATTGCCACCGGAGAAAACGCAGTGATGGTATGCTGCCGAACGGCGGAACTGATCGTCGGTCCCATCGGCATTGTCATTGCCGACTCCCTCTTGGGGGAGATTACCCCCGCTATGGCTGTGGCCGTGGGCCAAAGCCCCGGAGAAAAGCTCCTGCTGCCGGTGGGAGGCCGGTGCAGCAAGTTGGTAGTGGGCGCCGAGGACCTGCCGGTTTCCGCTCTGGTGGAAAAGGCGGCGGAGATAGTCCTGGAAAAGCTGAACTGA